A window of the Lolium perenne isolate Kyuss_39 chromosome 7, Kyuss_2.0, whole genome shotgun sequence genome harbors these coding sequences:
- the LOC127314157 gene encoding L-type lectin-domain containing receptor kinase IX.1-like, whose amino-acid sequence MYHLKIVNWMCLFADSKTKSTGLIAGLVSTGMFVLLAIATLLGYRQYLKRKSISSKDAEIPLEDMDYQFQNGAGPRRFSYSELSRATRRFSEEEKLGEGGFGAVYRGLLHDQGLQVAIKRVSKTSSQGRREYIAEVTIIGRLRHRNLVQLVGWCHKADKLLLVYELMTNDSLDVHLYNSEKILTWAIRHKIILDIGSALMYLHQEWDQCVVHRDIKPSNVMLDSSFNAKLGDFGLARLVDHSRDAHTTAVIAGTRGYMDPMYAVTRRASTETDVYSFGVVLLEVACGRRPVIQEEDEARAVLVDWVWQLYGRGKLLDAADARIDGEFDAREVERVMVVGLWCVHPDYGCRPSIRQAMSVLQLEAPLPDLPPDMPVAIYVPPGGGHGSSYTSLNASDDTGGLSSASDRTAKSRSFAVAGTRSENDVTNVMNQATDTTEHVQFRNYTS is encoded by the exons ATGTACCACTTAAAAATTGTGAACTGGATGTGTTTATTCGCAGATTCAAAGACAAAAAGCACAGGTCTAATTGCAGGGCTAGTTTCCACTGGTATGTTCGTGCTTCTTGCCATAGCCACATTGCTCGGCTACCGCCAATATTTGAAAAGGAAGAGTATATCATCTAAAGACGCAGAGATCCCTCTCGAAGACATGGACTACCAGTTTCAAAATGGGGCGGGGCCTCGGAGATTCAGTTATAGCGAGTTGTCGCGGGCGACACGAAGATTCTCTGAAGAGGAGAAGCTCGGTGAGGGAGGGTTTGGGGCAGTCTATCGAGGGTTGTTGCATGACCAGGGGCTCCAAGTGGCTATCAAGAGAGTCTCCAAGACGTCGAGTCAGGGGAGGAGGGAATACATCGCAGAAGTGACCATCATCGGTCGGCTGAGACATCGCAACCTTGTCCAACTTGTCGGGTGGTGCCATAAAGCCGACAAACTCCTCCTCGTCTACGAGCTCATGACGAATGACAGCCTCGATGTCCATCTGTACAATTCGGAAAAAATCCTAACATGGGCAATCAG GCACAAAATCATTCTTGACATCGGGTCTGCGCTGATGTACCTGCACCAGGAGTGGGACCAGTGCGTGGTGCACAGGGACATCAAGCCCAGCAACGTGATGCTTGATTCGTCGTTCAACGCCAAGCTGGGGGACTTCGGCCTCGCGCGCCTCGTCGACCATAGCCGCGACGCACACACGACGGCGGTGATTGCCGGCACCAGGGGCTACATGGACCCGATGTACGCGGTGACTAGAAGGGCCAGCACCGAGACCGATGTGTACAGCTTCGGGGTCGTCCTCCTCGAGGTAGCCTGCGGAAGGAGGCCCGTCATccaggaggaggacgaggccaGGGCCGTGCTTGTCGATTGGGTCTGGCAGCTATACGGGAGGGGCAAGCTCCTCGACGCTGCGGATGCGCGAATCGACGGTGAGTTCGACGCGCGCGAGGTTGAGCGTGTGATGGTCGTGGGTCTATGGTGCGTGCACCCGGACTACGGCTGCAGGCCGTCCATCCGGCAAGCCATGAGCGTGCTGCAACTCGAGGCGCCGCTCCCAGACCTCCCGCCGGACATGCCAGTGGCAATATACGTGCCCCCGGGAGGAGGGCACGGATCGAGCTACACATCCTTGAATGCGAGCGACGACACCGGTGGACTGTCGTCGGCAAGTGACCGAACGGCGAAGAGCCGTTCTTTTGCCGTTGCCGGCACGAGGAGCGAGAATGACGTCACCAATGTAATGAATCAGGCCACCGACACGACCGAGCATGTTCAGTTTAGGAACTACACTTCCTAG